From Flavobacterium alkalisoli, the proteins below share one genomic window:
- a CDS encoding M48 family metalloprotease: MKILKAFLLSFALCSTAGVSAQKVFASAKYTQMCSYYGEAVTGDIHAYKPEASAESAVKNIMSVIGLKANFELRAANVPNAAAVILKGKRYILYNPKFMANINSVTGSDWAAISILAHEIGHHLNGHTLDNVGSRPQTELDADEFSGFVLGRLGATLADAQAVMGTIASIKGSHSHPPKSDRLIAIAAG, from the coding sequence ATGAAGATTTTAAAAGCCTTTCTATTAAGTTTTGCCCTATGCAGTACGGCCGGAGTTAGTGCACAAAAGGTATTTGCTTCGGCAAAATATACCCAAATGTGCAGTTATTACGGAGAAGCTGTTACGGGTGATATCCATGCCTATAAACCCGAAGCCTCGGCAGAGTCGGCAGTAAAAAATATTATGTCGGTAATTGGCCTTAAAGCTAATTTTGAATTGCGTGCTGCAAATGTACCTAATGCAGCTGCCGTTATTTTAAAAGGCAAACGCTATATATTATATAACCCAAAGTTTATGGCTAACATCAACTCGGTAACGGGTAGTGACTGGGCAGCCATAAGTATACTGGCACATGAAATAGGCCACCACCTTAACGGGCATACGCTGGACAATGTGGGCAGCAGGCCACAAACCGAGCTGGATGCCGATGAGTTTTCCGGTTTTGTATTGGGCAGGTTGGGAGCCACTCTTGCCGATGCACAGGCAGTAATGGGTACCATAGCCAGTATTAAGGGGTCGCATTCTCATCCGCCTAAAAGCGACAGGCTTATTGCCATTGCGGCAGGATGA
- a CDS encoding putative glycolipid-binding domain-containing protein, whose product MQLSILWKGIKNDTDEHCAVNYRDTTISVHSEIEGWVKRKPVYAEYWLTLNNNWEVRSFEISANVADKTYKYSLGLDDNEHWKCKKNLPHFYFEGCNYIDISLTPLTNTLPVNNLHLLKGESKEISLIYVDILANEARRERQKYTRLDEQLYRFDNLKGFTADIEVDKDGFVVDYPGLFELVQIR is encoded by the coding sequence ATGCAGTTGAGTATTTTATGGAAGGGAATAAAAAACGACACAGACGAACATTGTGCCGTAAATTACCGTGATACCACTATCTCGGTACATTCTGAAATTGAAGGTTGGGTTAAAAGAAAACCTGTTTATGCAGAATACTGGTTAACACTTAACAATAACTGGGAAGTAAGGTCGTTTGAGATATCGGCTAATGTGGCTGATAAGACCTATAAATATTCCCTTGGTTTAGATGATAACGAACACTGGAAATGCAAAAAGAACCTGCCTCATTTTTACTTTGAGGGCTGTAACTATATTGATATATCGCTAACTCCGTTAACAAACACGCTTCCGGTAAATAATTTACATTTACTGAAAGGCGAAAGCAAAGAGATTAGCCTTATTTATGTAGATATACTGGCTAATGAGGCAAGAAGGGAAAGGCAAAAATATACCAGGTTGGACGAGCAGCTTTACCGCTTTGATAACCTGAAAGGCTTTACGGCAGATATTGAGGTAGATAAGGATGGTTTTGTTGTAGATTACCCGGGGCTGTTTGAGCTTGTACAGATACGATAA
- a CDS encoding TolC family protein: protein MKTRYLLLAGALFLSGITAMQAQEKKSLTLDEAIGLAVTKSNEATLADTKVSTSKYEMESVKNNIYPEVKLSGQYQRLTDPNITLKIPTGDSNDGETASGSPKVDQLMLGMATVGMPLFSGFKLKNSIEASTDAYNAESFNAAHTKEQIAMQTIVLYVNLYKAQESISLIQENLKSANQRVTDFTAMEQNGIIARNDLLKAQLQASNIELSLEDAKKRASTINYQLVTLLKLQEGTQLEPNSSYFEEASELNTAITEQDAINQRNDLEL, encoded by the coding sequence ATGAAAACTAGATATTTACTGCTGGCCGGGGCGTTATTTCTTTCCGGCATTACTGCAATGCAGGCTCAGGAGAAAAAGTCGCTTACCCTTGATGAGGCCATAGGTCTGGCAGTTACAAAAAGTAATGAGGCGACACTTGCCGATACTAAGGTTTCCACTTCAAAGTATGAAATGGAAAGCGTAAAGAATAATATTTATCCTGAAGTTAAACTTTCAGGGCAATACCAAAGGCTTACAGATCCTAACATTACTCTTAAAATCCCTACAGGAGACAGTAATGACGGAGAAACGGCTTCAGGCTCACCAAAAGTAGACCAGCTTATGTTAGGTATGGCAACTGTGGGTATGCCTTTGTTTTCGGGCTTTAAGCTTAAAAATAGCATAGAGGCTTCAACCGATGCTTATAATGCTGAAAGCTTTAATGCAGCGCATACTAAAGAACAAATTGCAATGCAAACCATTGTATTGTATGTTAACCTTTATAAAGCTCAGGAATCTATAAGCCTTATACAGGAAAACCTGAAAAGCGCTAACCAACGTGTTACTGACTTTACAGCTATGGAGCAAAATGGCATTATTGCCCGTAACGACCTGCTTAAAGCACAGTTACAGGCATCTAACATTGAGCTTTCTCTTGAAGATGCTAAGAAAAGAGCTTCTACCATTAACTACCAGCTGGTAACATTACTAAAGCTTCAGGAAGGTACACAGCTGGAACCAAACTCTTCTTATTTTGAAGAAGCTTCTGAATTAAACACTGCTATTACAGAACAGGATGCCATAAATCAGAGGAATGACCTTGAGCTTTAA
- a CDS encoding TetR/AcrR family transcriptional regulator: protein MTEYNDKQLEILKAAEILFASEGFDGTSIRSIAKAAKVNIAMISYYFGSKEKMLEALIIYRTSDMRMQLDIISKEDLTPSEKVDRLIDLYISRINKNKCMYQILHFELSTKKRIMDMKAFTDVKRQNMEAFTKIINEGQEQGIFRKDVNINLIPPTIMGTLVHFQMNRPFFEAHLGISTDEAYENYIENELTIHIKQTIKALLVHEN, encoded by the coding sequence ATGACAGAATACAATGATAAGCAGTTAGAGATACTCAAAGCAGCAGAGATACTGTTTGCCAGCGAGGGCTTTGACGGCACTTCTATAAGAAGTATAGCTAAGGCTGCTAAGGTTAATATTGCAATGATCTCTTATTATTTCGGTTCAAAAGAAAAAATGCTGGAAGCTCTTATTATATACCGTACATCGGATATGAGAATGCAGCTTGACATCATTTCTAAGGAAGATCTTACTCCTTCCGAAAAAGTAGACCGACTTATAGACCTTTACATTTCCCGTATTAATAAGAACAAGTGTATGTACCAGATACTGCACTTTGAGCTTTCCACCAAAAAAAGAATAATGGACATGAAGGCATTTACCGATGTAAAACGCCAGAATATGGAAGCCTTTACCAAAATTATTAATGAAGGGCAGGAACAGGGAATATTTAGAAAAGATGTAAATATTAATCTTATACCCCCTACTATTATGGGTACACTGGTACATTTCCAGATGAACAGGCCTTTCTTTGAGGCTCACTTAGGAATCAGTACCGATGAGGCTTACGAAAACTATATAGAAAACGAGTTAACAATTCACATTAAACAAACCATTAAAGCACTTTTAGTTCATGAAAACTAG
- a CDS encoding TolC family protein yields the protein MKVAKADYYPTVTLLGGYAAIDIKNVFQVTNAINFGVGVSYDISNLFKNGKHVKTAASRAEATRQEVEILTDRIKVQVQDALENYNLAIKQNRVYTQAVAQADENYRIVKDKYDNGLSDTNDLLEADVQQLQAKLNETFSKADITQRYYELLNVSGKLTNSFNLTQTK from the coding sequence ATGAAGGTTGCCAAAGCTGACTACTACCCTACAGTAACACTTTTAGGTGGTTATGCAGCTATTGATATTAAAAACGTATTTCAGGTAACCAATGCAATTAATTTTGGTGTAGGTGTTTCTTATGACATTTCTAATCTGTTTAAAAACGGTAAGCACGTTAAAACTGCTGCCAGCCGTGCAGAAGCTACAAGACAGGAAGTGGAAATACTTACCGACAGAATTAAGGTTCAGGTACAGGATGCCCTTGAAAACTATAACCTTGCCATTAAACAAAACAGGGTTTATACACAAGCCGTTGCCCAGGCGGACGAAAATTACCGTATAGTAAAAGATAAATATGATAACGGCCTTAGCGATACAAACGACCTTTTAGAGGCAGATGTTCAACAGCTACAGGCAAAATTAAACGAAACATTCTCTAAAGCAGATATTACTCAGCGTTACTATGAGCTGCTGAATGTTTCAGGAAAATTAACTAACTCTTTCAATCTTACTCAAACAAAATAA